DNA sequence from the Devosia lacusdianchii genome:
GGTCGCGGATAACGATCAGGCTCCAGCGATCCCCCAATGTCTCAAGCGTCAGATTGATCGGGCAGCCCGAGCGGGGGGTGTTCATGCCAAGTCCAAAAAACCGGTTGCGATACGAAATCAGTCAATCTAGCCTGGAGCGATTGCATAGCGCAACCAGTACCAGATGTCGCGTCCGAGGAGGGACATGAATATGGCCAAGCTTGTGTTTGGAATGAACCAGTCCCTCGACGGCTACGTGGACCATATGGAGTTTGCGCCGGACCTGGAGCTCTTCCGGCACTTCACCAGGGAAGCCGAAGGGCAGGCGGGCAGTCTCTATGGTCGCAAGATCTACGAGATCATGAGCTACTGGGACGACGATCATGCCGAGTGGGATGCCGATAGACGCGCCTTCGCGGCAGCGTGGCGGAAGCAGCCGAAATGGGTCGTCTCACGCACGTTGAAGTCGGTCGGCGCTAACGCCAGCCTTATCGAAGGTGACCTTGAGGGGGCTATTCGCGCGCTCAAGGTCG
Encoded proteins:
- a CDS encoding dihydrofolate reductase family protein; this encodes MAKLVFGMNQSLDGYVDHMEFAPDLELFRHFTREAEGQAGSLYGRKIYEIMSYWDDDHAEWDADRRAFAAAWRKQPKWVVSRTLKSVGANASLIEGDLEGAIRALKVEHDGEIEVAGPDLARSLTELGLIDEYRIYLHPVVLGRGTPYFGGPRPPLRLVSHDRIGNAIRLTYVPA